CGCTGGGTGTCGTCGAGCTCGACGAGCTTGCCCGGCTGACCGACCCCGGCGAGGTTGAAGAAGGCGGTGCGGTCGGAGACCCGGGCCGCCTGCTGCATGTTGTGGGTCACGATCACGATGGTGAACTGCGACTTGAGCTCACCGATCAGGTCCTCGATGGCGAGGGTGGAGATCGGGTCGAGGGCGGAGCAGGGCTCGTCCATCAGCAGCACCTGCGGCTCGACCGCGATCGCGCGGGCGATGCAGAGCCGCTGCTGCTGACCACCCGACAGACCGGAGCCGGGCTTGTTCAGGCGGTCCTTGACCTCGTTCCAGAGGTTGGCGCCCTGCAGCGACTTCTCCACCACGCCGTCCAGCACGGACTTCTTCTTCACGCCGGCCAGCTTGAGCCCGGCCGCCACGTTGTCGTAGATCGACATGGTGGGGAACGGGTTCGGCCGCTGGAAGACCATCCCGACGGTGCGGCGGACGGCGACCGGGTCGACCGCGGCGGCGTACAGGTTCTCGTCGTCGAGCAGCACCTTGCCCTCGACCCGGGCGCCGGGGATCACCTCGTGCATCCGGTTCAGGGTGCGCAGGAAGGTGGACTTGCCGCAGCCGGAGGGGCCGATGAAGGCCGTCACCGAGCGGGGCTCGACGGTCATCGAGATGTCCTCGATGGCCTTGGTGGTGCCGTAGTAGGCGGACAGTCCGCTGACGTCGATGCGCTTGGCCATGATCTTTCGTCTTCTCTCGTCTTCTGCTGCTGCGTCAGTCGGTGTGTCAGTGACCGGACTTGGGCGAGCGCCAGCGGGCGATGCCCCGGGCGACCAGGTTGAGCGCCATCACGAAGGCGATCAGCACCAGTGCGGCGCCCCAGGCCCGGGCGTACCCGAAGTCGTTGTTGCTCTGGTACTGCTGCCAGATGTAGAGCGGCAACGACTGCTGCGGCCCCTCGAACGGGTTCGAGTTGATGATCTCGGTCCCGAAGACCAGCATCAGCACGGGCGCGGTCTCACCGGTGATGCGGGCCACGGCCAGCATCACACCGGTGGTGATGCCACCGATCGCGGTCGGCAGGACGATCCGCAGGATGGTCTTCCACTTCGGCACGCCCAGGGCGTACGAGGCTTCGCGCAGCTCGTTCGGTACGAGCTTCAGCATCTCCTCGGTGGAGCGGACCACCACCGGCATCATCAGGATCGCCAGTGCGAGGCTGCCCGCGAAGCCGGAGTACTCGAAGTCGAAGAGCAGGATCCACAGCGAGAGGATGAACA
This genomic interval from Kitasatospora gansuensis contains the following:
- the pstB gene encoding phosphate ABC transporter ATP-binding protein PstB; the encoded protein is MAKRIDVSGLSAYYGTTKAIEDISMTVEPRSVTAFIGPSGCGKSTFLRTLNRMHEVIPGARVEGKVLLDDENLYAAAVDPVAVRRTVGMVFQRPNPFPTMSIYDNVAAGLKLAGVKKKSVLDGVVEKSLQGANLWNEVKDRLNKPGSGLSGGQQQRLCIARAIAVEPQVLLMDEPCSALDPISTLAIEDLIGELKSQFTIVIVTHNMQQAARVSDRTAFFNLAGVGQPGKLVELDDTQRIFSNPSVQATEDYISGRFG